The region CTGTTCCTCCATGCCGTTTGGGTTACCATTATCGCTAATTTATCCCTACCAGGCGGTCGCGCTATCGGATGTGGATCTGATGTGCCTCACCCTGACGGAAGTGCAGCAATCCCCTGATCTAAGCCAGGAGATTTTTCAACATCTGACTCGGCGGTTACGGCAAGCAGAAGCCATGCTGGCAATGGCGGGTTGTCGGCGGGTGGAAGAACGGCTACGACAACTGCTACTCCTACTACAAATGGAAATTGGGCAACCCACTGTGGAAGGAACTCGCCTCAATGTGCGCCTCACTCATCAACATTTAGCTAGCGCGATTGGGACCACTCGCGTCACTGTCACTCGCCTACTTGGCAAACTTAAGGAGGAAGGCTGGCTTCGGCTCGACAAAGACCGACACATTGTCCTACTCTAGTTACTCAACTCAAGTTCCTTCAGGTTTGCTAGGCACAGCAAATCGGTAGCCCTTCCCATACACGGTGCTAATTAACGGCACCTCCCCGACGGCTTCAATTTTGCGCCGTAGTAGCCGAATTTGGGCGGCAAGGGCATTACTGGTTGGCTTTGTCTCGTCGCCCCACAAGTGTTGATGAATTTGCTCATGGGTCAGCAATTGATTGGGATAGCGCATTAGATATTCCAGCAGTTGTGCTTCCTTCTCCGAGAGTTCGATTTCGTGTCCAGCCCGGTAGGCAAGTTGGTTGGCAATGTCTAGCTCTAGATCACCCACACTCAGCCGTTTAGCAGGAGGCTCCAGAGTGGAAGGACGACGCAACAGGGCACGCACTCGTGCCAGTAGTTCCCGTAACTCAAACGGTTTGACCAGGTAATCGTCAGCTCCAGCATCTAAGCCTTGAACTCGATCGTCAACGGTATCTTTTGCAGTGAGAAACAGCACTGGGGTCGTGTTGCCCTGCGATCGCAACTGTTGACAAATTTCTAGCCCCGACTGGTGCGGCATCATCCAATCCAGAATGAGCAGGTCATACCGTTGTTGGGTGGCTAACTGACTACCGCGATCGCCATCATATGCCACATCCACCTCGTAGCCCTCACGAGTCAAAATGCGACTAAGGGGATCGACCATTTCAGCTTCATCGTCTACTAAAAGAATACGCATGAAATTTTTGGATTAAAAATTGGCGATTGTAGAACCAAGCATTCAATCAGTTGCTCATCTACAATCTAGGATCACTACTCTAAGAATCTCTCATGATTACTGTTGCATTGCCTAAAGGTGCTCTTCTCAAAGACACCATTCACCTATTCCAGGCTATCGGGCTAGACTTTAGCGCCTTTTTAGACTCATCCAATCGGCAACTCCAGATCACAGATCCTACTAGAACGGCAAAAGCCCTACTTGTACGTGCTCAGGATGTGCCTGTGTATGTGGAATATGGACAGGCGCAACTTGGAGTTGTGGGCTATGACGTGTTACGCGAAAAAGCCTCTCAAGTGGCTCATTTGGTAGACCTAGAGTTTGGCAAATGCCGTATGTCTGTCGCAGTGAAGGAGTCAAGTCCTTATCGTTCTGCCTTAGAACTTCCCCTTTATGGACGGGTTGCTTCCAAGTTTGTGCACTGTGCCCGCGAATATTTTGATGCCCTCGATCTACCTGTGGAAATTGTGCCCCTGTACGGCTCGGTGGAGTTGGGACCAATCACTGGGATGTCAGAAGCGATAGTGGATTTAGTTTCCACTGGGCGCACTCTGCGAGAAAACGGCTTAGTGGAAATTGAGGTGTTGTTTGAAAGCACCGCCCGACTTATTGCCCATCCCCTAAGTTATCGATTGAATATGAATGGACTGAACCAGTGGATTGAGCGGGTGCGATCGCAGATTCTGGAATTAGCACAGGTAGGGGAGAGGAGATAAGAGTCAGGAGGATTTGAGATTGCCGATTTTAGATTGGAAGAATTTCCCTATCTCCTATCCCCTATTCCAAATCACCAATTCCCCCATTTCCTCCTCCCCTACCCCTATTTCTCCCTGTCCTCCATTCTCCTATTCCGGCATTACATACCGAGTCAAAATGCTCATCACTTCTCCAGAGTTGGGAGCTGGTAATAACGGACTCCATTCTCTGACTTCGGCAAACCTCAGCCGATGGAGGGTTTGAATTGTCCCCGTTACACCGCGTCGAGAGCCAATAATCAAAATTCGTAACGACTCGCGATCGCTGGGAGGCGTCTCAATCGGCATCTCAACCGGATTCGAAGCAGACATAGATTCGCTGGCAAACATCAAAAAATTCTTAGGCATGATCCACCTTAATAACTCACAACTAAAAAAATGAACGGCATCCAAACGACAACAGCAATCAGCCAGCGCCAGCTTGATCAATAATCATTGTCAATCTCGATGCTGACAATTTACACGGTAAAGGATTATCTTGTCAATCTGTTAGTGCCGTGATGAATTCAGTCGGCTTCGTAGGTAAAATTAGCTTTTTCTGCAACCAGCGTTAGATACTTGGAAGAGGCCCGAGTTGGAGCATAAAGTCCTTTCTCCCATTCACTCACAGTTTGTTGACGCACTCCCAATTCTTTAGCAAGCTCTGCCTGGGTCATGTTCATGTGTTGCCGCAATGCCCGAATCAATTCACTATCCCACTGCACCACATCGCCAATTCGCTGTGCTTTGTAGACACTGGGGGGTTTATGAAAGGTGACCTGTTCGGTCGCTAAATCTATAGCTTTCACTGTAAAACCAGCTTGCATCCAGGCAGAGGCTTGCAATGCTCCTTTGCTGCGATTACTCCACCAAGCACGATTGGTACGGGCAGAGGCGGGCAAAGTAGAGCCGATCAGCGCTTCAATGTCGGTAAAGGTCAGCGTCACAGGCGATTGCTCACTGCGGCTTAAATAATCATGCAATGCCTGATACTTACTCCCACCCTTCATAACTATCCCACCCAACAATCATCAGTCTGGAGCGATCGTCAATATCATTTCAAACAAAGCAGCACGCTCATTATAAATGCCTCTTAGATCCGGCAAAATGGTCGGGTAGCTTCTCAACGCCCTCCTCCCATCCATGGAATGGTTCCTTTCTCAACTTCAAGCCTTTTTCAAGCAAATGGGTGCGGTTTTTTCAGCATCCATCTTTGAAATCGGAGGGACTCAATATTCCGCCAACCTGATTGCGACACTGGTTCTGGTTCTGATTGGGGTCTTCTGGATCTCCCAATTCCTCAGCAATCTGATTAAACGCGGCTTGCTCGCTCGTCTGATCCCAGAGCGAGGGTCGCGAGAGGTTGTCGCGGCTTTTGTGCGGTACTCATTGACTTTTTTAGGCATCGTGATTGTATTGCAAACAGTAGGCGTCAATCTCAGTTCGCTCACCATCTTTGCGGGGGTGTTGGGAATTGGGCTAGGCTTTGGTCTACAAAACCTTGCCAGTAACTTCATCAGTGGGTTGACCATCCTGCTGGAACAACCCATCCGGGTTGGTGACTTCATTCAAGTGAATGATCTCCTGGGCACGGTTGAAGACATTTCGATTCGGTCTACGATGGTGCGCACGCAAGACGGTGTATTTGTGATTGTGCCCAACATCAAATTTGTGGAAAATCACGTTGTAAATTGGAGCTACCGCGACCCTCGCTGCCGGATTCATATCCCAGTCAGCGTCGAGTATGGGTCTGATGCGGTGTTAATTTCCGAAGCATTGCTGGAAGCTGCCCGCAAGGAACCACGAGTGTTATCTGATCCGGCTCCAAGAGTTTGGTTTCGGCAATTTGGTGAAAGTTCCCTCAACTTTGAACTCCTTGTATGGATCGACAAACCAGCTGAGAACGAGCCAATTAAAAGTTCCCTAAATTTTTTGATTAACCAAAGTTTTCGATCGCGTGGCATTGAGATGCCCTTTCCTCAGCGAGATTTGTATATTCGCAACATTGAAGATTTTGCGCCCTTGTTTCGCACGACGGACGACAATGCATCGTCGGTCAATAACCAGCCCCAACCACCGGAAGCAAGTACCGCGCTGCCAGATAAGCGAAAATCCAATCCAGCAACCCTGAACAATCTGACATTGCGTAATTTGCTACGTCGGATCAGTTATTTTGAGCAATGTTCGGATATTGAAATTTTGCAACTTATTGAATACGGCTATCGGCAAATTTACCCGGCCGACCAGATTGTGTGCGAGGAAGGTGAACCAGGGGATTCGTTCTACATCATTTTGAAAGGGTCGGTGGAAATTTTCTCCCGGCGGGTAGAGCAATACATTGCGACGTTAAATGAGGGAGAGTTTTTTGGAGAAATGTCTCTATTGATGGGCATTCCGCGATCGGCAACAGTAAGAACTCGTGAAGATTCAGTCTTGTTCGTAATTGAACGCAGTGATCTACAGCGGTTGTTAGGCAACCACCGGGAACTTGCTGATCAAATTGCTCAGAAGTTGGTAGAACGGCAGCAAATGTTGCAGGATATGGGGATTTTGTCCGCATTTTCAGAGGAAACTCCGTTACTGCGTATTCGCAAGCGACTACAAACACTGTTTGGGATTTAAAGATCTGGAATTTGAGTGAAATTTGAGTATGGTGATGGCTTATTCAGAAATTGATATTGCCCCTTTTGTGGATCATGCGTTGTTGGTGCCCACGGCGACGACTGCCCAGGTCGAACAGTGGTGTGAGGAAGCTGATCGCTTTCATTTTGCGGCAGTATGTGTGCATCCATGCCATGTACGGCAGGCAGTCAACTTATTACACAATAAACGTCCCAAGGTTTGCACAGTAGTTGGCTTTCCTTATGGGGCAACCACCTCAGCGGTGAAACTAT is a window of Leptolyngbyaceae cyanobacterium JSC-12 DNA encoding:
- a CDS encoding cAMP-binding protein (IMG reference gene:2510095563~PFAM: Bacterial regulatory proteins, crp family), with protein sequence MLQTTAPKVPPQRDLRNFLEELYQGRHLQAFRAGQTIPLNPQDIWIVCRGVVQLSTLYPNGDEALLGLACSSMPFGLPLSLIYPYQAVALSDVDLMCLTLTEVQQSPDLSQEIFQHLTRRLRQAEAMLAMAGCRRVEERLRQLLLLLQMEIGQPTVEGTRLNVRLTHQHLASAIGTTRVTVTRLLGKLKEEGWLRLDKDRHIVLL
- a CDS encoding response regulator with CheY-like receiver domain and winged-helix DNA-binding domain (IMG reference gene:2510095564~PFAM: Response regulator receiver domain; Transcriptional regulatory protein, C terminal), with the translated sequence MRILLVDDEAEMVDPLSRILTREGYEVDVAYDGDRGSQLATQQRYDLLILDWMMPHQSGLEICQQLRSQGNTTPVLFLTAKDTVDDRVQGLDAGADDYLVKPFELRELLARVRALLRRPSTLEPPAKRLSVGDLELDIANQLAYRAGHEIELSEKEAQLLEYLMRYPNQLLTHEQIHQHLWGDETKPTSNALAAQIRLLRRKIEAVGEVPLISTVYGKGYRFAVPSKPEGT
- a CDS encoding ATP phosphoribosyltransferase (IMG reference gene:2510095565~PFAM: ATP phosphoribosyltransferase~TIGRFAM: ATP phosphoribosyltransferase) → MITVALPKGALLKDTIHLFQAIGLDFSAFLDSSNRQLQITDPTRTAKALLVRAQDVPVYVEYGQAQLGVVGYDVLREKASQVAHLVDLEFGKCRMSVAVKESSPYRSALELPLYGRVASKFVHCAREYFDALDLPVEIVPLYGSVELGPITGMSEAIVDLVSTGRTLRENGLVEIEVLFESTARLIAHPLSYRLNMNGLNQWIERVRSQILELAQVGERR
- a CDS encoding hypothetical protein (IMG reference gene:2510095566), with product MPKNFLMFASESMSASNPVEMPIETPPSDRESLRILIIGSRRGVTGTIQTLHRLRFAEVREWSPLLPAPNSGEVMSILTRYVMPE
- a CDS encoding putative transcriptional regulator (IMG reference gene:2510095567~PFAM: Helix-turn-helix); its protein translation is MKGGSKYQALHDYLSRSEQSPVTLTFTDIEALIGSTLPASARTNRAWWSNRSKGALQASAWMQAGFTVKAIDLATEQVTFHKPPSVYKAQRIGDVVQWDSELIRALRQHMNMTQAELAKELGVRQQTVSEWEKGLYAPTRASSKYLTLVAEKANFTYEAD
- a CDS encoding small-conductance mechanosensitive channel (IMG reference gene:2510095568~PFAM: Mechanosensitive ion channel; Cyclic nucleotide-binding domain), which translates into the protein MEWFLSQLQAFFKQMGAVFSASIFEIGGTQYSANLIATLVLVLIGVFWISQFLSNLIKRGLLARLIPERGSREVVAAFVRYSLTFLGIVIVLQTVGVNLSSLTIFAGVLGIGLGFGLQNLASNFISGLTILLEQPIRVGDFIQVNDLLGTVEDISIRSTMVRTQDGVFVIVPNIKFVENHVVNWSYRDPRCRIHIPVSVEYGSDAVLISEALLEAARKEPRVLSDPAPRVWFRQFGESSLNFELLVWIDKPAENEPIKSSLNFLINQSFRSRGIEMPFPQRDLYIRNIEDFAPLFRTTDDNASSVNNQPQPPEASTALPDKRKSNPATLNNLTLRNLLRRISYFEQCSDIEILQLIEYGYRQIYPADQIVCEEGEPGDSFYIILKGSVEIFSRRVEQYIATLNEGEFFGEMSLLMGIPRSATVRTREDSVLFVIERSDLQRLLGNHRELADQIAQKLVERQQMLQDMGILSAFSEETPLLRIRKRLQTLFGI